The genomic window CAATGGATGCCCTAAGGAGGATTATCCTTTGTCAGCCATGGTATTGGAAATATTCTGGATTTTCTCTATTAACGATTTTGGAGTCAAGGCATATGTCATGAATGCTTCTTGCATCATGATTTTTCTATATgtagaaattttgtttttaatatctGTAGTATACTTCTTTTGGATTTTGATTAGATTATAGCCTCCTCATAATATGCTTTTCAaaaagttataacttataacacATCCATAATTATTTTGCAGAAACCAGGTGGAATAGTTGCTCTGCTTGATGAGGCTTGGTATGCACATTCCCCCCCCTCTTTTATTGATAAACCATGTATGCATTTGTATTCGGAAAAAGAGATAGTATATTAGAGCAATGGGAGGACTTTTGGGCTTGCAACAGTTGAATAACATCATTAACTTGTATTTCACTATGAGAGGTTCAAACTTATATACAAGATAGAATCATAAAATAAGGAAActaaatatataaaggggataggggagtttgggctggatttttccttggtccattttgcccttcactatcatttgaaataatacttctataacaatatataaaggggataggggagtttgggctggatttttccttggtccattttgcccttcactatcatttgaaataatacttaacaataataccaataatacccttgattttttttagtagcaacaaaaatcttttattaacaaactaaccataacataagacacttttttttagtagcaaaagtcttttattaaaaaactcaTTATAACATCaagcattttttttacataagttagacacaggcaggcgcggaacgcgcttgcctggcccgctagtatacTAATAAATAGGAAACTAAATctatcataataaataataatcaacactccccctcaagatGGAGCATATATATCATATGCATCCAGCTTGTTACATATATAATCAATCCGAGGCCCCACTAGAAATTTAGTGAAGATATCAACTAACTGATCATTTGAGCTCATTGAAGAGGTTTTAATGATGCCTGAAAgaatttttttctctaataaAATGACAATCAACTTCTATGTGTTTTAGTCCTCTCATGAAAAATTGGATTTGAAGAAAGTTACAATGTAGACATCACACATAAGTTCCATAGGACCTAGTTCACAAAACTTCAACTCTTGTAACAACTGCTTTAACCATAAGAGCCCGCAAGTAGTGTGGGCCATAGCACGATACTCTTCCTCTGTGTTTGACCTTGCAACAACAGTTTGCTTTTTTACTTTTCCATGAAATTAAGTTTCCTCCAATTAAAACACAATAACCTGAAGTAGACCTTCTATCATTCTCACATCACCGGCCCAATCTGCATTAATATCCAACAATATCAGTATGACTTTTGTCTGAATAAACAAGTCCTTTTCCAGGAGACCCTTTAATATACCTTAAGATTTGAACTACAACATTTCAATGGCTATCACAAGGTGAATTTAGAAATTGAATCACAACACTAACAACAAACGAAATATCTGGTCTTGTCACAGTGAGATAATTCAGTTTCCCAACTAACCTTCTGTATCGACCTGGGTCAGAATATGGCTCCCcctgattttgttgaagcttcACATTGGGATCCATAGGAGTATTAACTGGTTTACAATAAAGCATCTATGTTTCTTCCAAGATATCGAGAACATATTTTCTCTGACAGATAGCAATACTTGCTTGTGATTGAGCTACTTCAATCCCAAGAAAATAACGCAAACGACCTAAATCTTTGGTATGAAAGTGGTTGAATAAATGTTGTTTTAGGTCTTTAATGCCTTCTTGATCATCACCGGTAataacaatatcatccacatataccacaagataaatgaatttgttcaaagatgaactctaaaaaatacaaaatgatCTGCTTCGCAACGAATCATGCCAAGCTGTTGAATAACCTTGCTAAAGTTTCCAAACTAAGCTCGAGGTGATTGCTTCAGACCATACAAGGATTTTTGTAATATTGCAAACAAGACCAGACTCCACCTGAGCAATAAAGCTAGGTGGTTGCTCCATGTAAATTTCTTCTTCCAAGTCCCCATGCAAGAAGGTATTTTTGATAGCAGCCATTGACAAGAAAAGACAAACAGATGCCATCTTTGCAACTAAAGAAAATGTATCACTATAGTCAAGATCATAAACATCTGAGTGTATCCTTTTGCTACCAATCGAGCTTTCAACCGATCCACTTGTCCATCAGGGCCTACTTTAATAGCAAAACCTCCCCGACAACCAACCATTGATTTCTTAGGTGGAAGTGGAACAAGCTTCCATGTATCAGTGGACTCCAATGCAATCATTTCATCAATCATTGCTTGTCGCCATCCTAGAAGGGATAATGCTTCATTGACAGTCTTAGGAATAGTGAAAGCAAATATAGCAGAAACAGAGGCATAGTGGGATGGTGACAAGCGGTGATAACTCAAACAATTATAAATAGACGAGGATTAGCAGTAGACCGTTTACCTTTATGAAGAGCAATAGGTAAATCAACAGAAGGACTAGGTGAAATTGTAACATGAGAAGGAATTCGAACAAAATCTGAATCACCTGAAAGAGGAGGGCTGGTCTCTTCAAAGAAAGTAACATCTGCAGAGACATAAAAACGATGTGTAGAAGGACAATAACACTATACCGTTTTAGAACTCTAGAATATCCCAAAAATACACACATAACAGCTCGTGCAGACAATTGGTCACGACCAGGAGAAAGATCATGAACAAAACAAGTGGAGCCAAAACACTCGAAGACGGACGAAATATAAAGAGTTTCTAGGAAATAAAAGAGAATGTGGAATCTCATTATTCAATACTGAGGATGGCATGCGGTTAATCAAATAACAAGCAGTGAGAACAACATCTCCCAAAATTTTAAAGGTGCATGAGCATTGATCAATAAGGTCCGAGCTGTATCAACTATATGACGATGTTTCCGCTCagctacaccattttgttgtggtgtatgTGGACAACTAGACTGATGTATGATACCTTGAGAAGCCAAAAAGGAGTTGAACTGTGTGGGAAAATATATGTTGGCATTGTCACTTCGCAAAATTCTAATTGTTTTCCCAAATTGAGTTTTTATCTCTGAATAAAAAGTCTGGAACGCACTAAATAATTCTGAACAATCCTTCAATAAAGTTATCCAAGTACATCGTGAGAAATCATCAATGCCAACGAATATTTAATGTGTAAGTTTCTCGTGAGTTCAGGTTCTATGAGAATGTGTAAGTTTTGGTCTCTTGTTCACTAGTAACATTTCCTAAAAACAAATGTAAACTACTATAAGATTGTTTTCTGATAATTCATCCAATTGAgtatttaatgatattttacaaaattgttcATAGGCAGTGTTTAAATTTCTTACCATTTGATTGCTGTTTTGTATTAACATGATCATTGTTTGCATGCAGTATGTTTCCCAAGTCAACTCATGAAACATTTGCGACAAAACTTTATCAAACATTCAAAGATCACAAACGCTTCATCAAGCCAAAATTGGCACGCTCAGACTTCACTATTGTTCATTATGCAGGCGAGGTGAGTTTGATTCTTCATTGTGTCCATGCAAGATACTATTTTTCACTATGGTATTGGCTTATATCTGTTATTTGTGCATTTCTTTCAGGTCCAGTATCAATCAGAGCACTTCTTAGACAAAAACAAAGACTATGTTGTTCCTGAACATCAAGACATGCTAAGTAATTCCAAATGTTCATTTGTATCAGGCCTTTTTGCTCCACTTTCTGAGGAGACAGCCAAATCTGCTAAGTTTTCTTCTATTGGTTCTCGTTTTAAGGTATCTAACATATGGTTCTTTACCTAGTCAGAAAAGAATATGCTATCTGATAAGCCTTACCAAAATTGAAAGATGGATACTGTTGTACTTATTTGTGCAGCTACAATTACAACATTTGATGGAAGCGCTCAATCTTACAGAGCCCCACTATATTAGATGTGTGAAGCCGAATACTCTATTAAAACCTGGGATATTTGAGAATATGAACGTCATGCATCAATTACGTTCTGGTGTAAGTAGATTTTGAAATTAAGTTCTTCCATGATTGCTCATAGGGTTGGACCACAGGCTCTTCCATTGCCCCTTTTCATTTTCCACTAGCTAACTAATTTCCTACATTTCTTTCagttaaatattattttttgagtATTAAATAGAGGAAATCTTAATTGTATTAGTCTATTTGTATTTAATAGAGGAAAATTTTCTATTAAAGTAGTGTGACGAATGTGAATGAACAACTAAAAGTGCCGATAGCCCTTTGCTTTCTTTGAACTAGCATTTGTAGAATTTATCCCCATTGTTGATATTGTAGGGTGTTCTTGAAGCCGTGAGAATAAAATGTGCTGGATTCCCCACTCACAGGACCTTTCATGAATTTTTAACTCGAGTAGGCATTCTTGCACCCGAGATCCTTCATGGGAAGTAAGTGTAACTTAACGCTTATTTTAGCCAAAGCTGTTCTGTAGTTCCTTCTTTTGGTATCTTTCTTTGCAAGGAATCATATAAATCACTGGAAAAACAACTTAAAAAGTTACACAAGATAGGATTTGAAGCGAAATTTGTATGCATATGAAAATTAACAATGTAAAAGGAATATCTTAAGTTTGAGATGGTCTATTCCCATCAACCAACTTACATTGGATAATCCTTAGCTGCAAAAGTGGAAATGTCTATGTAGAATTTAAGGAAAAAATTAACTATGGCTCAGTACTGTCGAGTTAgaacattaattaaattttatatgcatgtgaatgaataatattttgtagAAATTTTTTATCCATCTATAATTTTAGCCGctttcttttttattcaatATCTTGATGccatttcttttttctttgatatAACCTGGTTTCTCATCCCGAAAATTATCTATTTATGTGCAGCTTCGAAGAAAAGGAATCGTGTAAAAAGATTTTAGAGAAGATTGGGCTGACAGGTTATCAGGTAGAACTGGAATTCTATTGAATTTAATTTGGTACTACTCTCAAATGTTAAAAAACTTTGAATTTCTTATcgtctaaacattaaatttcctGTCATTTAGATTCTCCTGTTGTAGTATTTTCATAGAATTTTTTTCTGGTTCTTAAACATTGATTGGGCAATGTAAACTAGTCATATGACGGAAAATGTGTGTTCTAACTCACATATGTTAACCGTCTTAGAATTGGgtccctacaaaaccggcttgtaaagtgaggattgccctcacttataaacacacgTTCtggccatctcgcaaccgatgtgagacttcttaacacaccccttCACGCCCatcactattgggcttggtgcctggatataaacggtgggtggcctgatagcggaaacctgatagcaGGAAGCCCAGTGAATCGtggagagactctgataccatcttagaattgggtattgggcctaactcatctcTACAAAACCAgattgtaaggtgaggattgccctcacttataaacacacattcaggccatctcgcaatGTGGAACTTCTTAATAAACTGGAACTATTTTTAGCAAGATACTCTTGTATGGTCAACTGAACTTACCATAACCGTGATAATTTTGCAGATAgggaaaacaaaaatattcctAAGAGCTGGTCATATGGCAGAATTGGATGCTCGGAGAGCATACAAGCTTAACAATTCTGCAACAATTATCCAAAAGcaaacaaaatgttattttagtcgGAAAACTTATATTTCACTGCGAAAGTCCTCTATCTTTGTGCAATCTATTTGCAGAGGTCAGTTATTTTGATTTTACAGCTTCCCTTATGGTGCTCATAGTATCTAAGTCAATGAAATGATTAAAACATGATGACTTTTATAGTTTGGTCTGCACTGACATTTCATTTTTTGGAATAGCTTCTTCATTTCTTTCTCTCTACAGCTTCATCGGGACACTGAAGCATAGATTTTAGAAGTTCTACATACAGAAACCCACAAGCATTCATCTAATCAATATATTCCTGAAATACTTGATTTTTGTGACTTTTAGGAGAACTGGCACGGATACAATATTATCACATGCGGAGGAATGCAGCTGCCATCAAAATTCAAGCCTATACACGTAGAAGATTAGCCAGAAATAACTACTTAAAAATAAGGAAGTGTGCCCTTGTCTTAAAGTCAGGTTTTCAGGCTTTGGCTGCTCGACGTGCTCGTGATATATGGCAACGTAGAAAGCAAACTAAGGCATCAACTAGAATTCAGGTTAGATCTGTCCTTGTAATGTTAATACGATTTCCATAATATTTTTGTGTTCCTGAAGTTTTAGGAATGAAAAAATGCAGTCCTATTGGCGGCGACATAAAGCTCTCTTTAACTATCAAAACCTTAAGAAAGCAGCACTCATTTCAGAAAGTGTCAATCGCTCCAGCGGTGAACATGAACAGAAGGTTCTATATAATATTTACTCTGTTGTTAAATTCCTGTGTTTTATTTGCTTAAATTTCTCGTCTTGATAACTATTATTAGAAACTAGTAAGCTTCATAGGGGCATATGTTAAATCTTTTAGGTGGACTACTTCCTCTGCACTAAGAATTAGGATTTTCTTGGTCTGTAAATGGCACCTACAATaatgaatatttaaaaactGAAGAATCCTCTTTTAGCATAATTGTTTCAAAGACCTTGCTGCTGACATAACTAAATGAAATGGTTTGTTATCATGGGATTGCCAGGTTGTGGAGATATCAGTGGAAAATGAATGTCCTTCCGTGGAAGAATCTTCAAATTTATTACCTGAAGCATCCCCAAGTTCTTTCCAAGATAATGAAAGCATCGAAACTATTAGGGTTTTCCCTAATCCTCTCAGAGATACTGAAAACAACGAAGTTATTAGGGATTCCTCTAGTCCCCTCAGAGATGCTGAAAGCAATGAAGCTATTGGGGATTTGTCTAGTCCCCTCAAAGACACTGAAAATATTGAGGCTCTTTCtgcagaaataaaaaaattaaaggtaaaCATAGTTTATATATTACCTTTTGTTAGAACATGTACGTAATATCATTATTGTACGTTAATAATATTTCACATCATCGTAGATTATCTCTAAGGAGTGATTTCAacatttttgatgattttttttcttattttatttggatTAGGGATCTAACATTAGATAAATAAGATTTAGttctttgtctttttttaacACATCAATACACCGCACGTtaactatattatattatattatattatattatattaaattatattattctgTTTTCCTCCTTTACCTAAATCATTCTTTATAGCTTCAACATGATATCAAAATCACACCATCCtctctgaattttttttcatcattcCATTGTTGAGTTTACTAAAATGTGGAACTCTATTTTAACAAATGTCATTATCTTCATGGTTCTATTTTTCCCACCATGTGCAAATTCCAGTAATGGTAACCCAAACCTATACCAATGTCAATTACTAAcgattttttacttttgtttgtTCTCTTCTCTTTTTGCTACTATTTTTGGTTTTCCATTGCCAGCATGGACTCAAGAGAGAGACAAAGAATGGTAAGGTTACCTCTTTTCTGGCATCTGTCTCTTGCAGTCCGGCCTTGTCTCCTGCCCCAGATGACCTAGCCCCTTCTCCAGTCCGAGACGCCTACCAGtgtgttatatttttattctattttatttttgtgtgtttaGTTGTAGCTAGCTTAAAGCTTAGTGAGCTTTAGTTTGTGGGTAGTGTTAACATATCTCGTAATATCATTATTGTGCCTTAGGTTTTTTTAGAGGACGATTTTTTTAAAGCATCTATAAGATGATCTCTTACGAGTGGTTCCacatttcatttgattttttgatttgtttctatatttaaaTAGGATTAGGAATCCACCATTAGTATAAATATTTGTTTgtgatttttcttttgtaacACGTCGATATACATCATATACTATTAATATACTTTATCACTTGgattttgttttatctttttaCCCTTTTCAACCTAAACCACTATAGTTTGAATAACTTTATCAAACCTTTCAAATTTAAGGGAATCTTTAGTTCTGTACCTTGATTTCATTAttcttctaattttatttattctttataTTAGATATTCGTAAAATAGTGAATTCATAGTATTTCAGTATAAAATAGTAACCGTTGTTGTATTACATGAGAAATATCtatataaataagtaaagtacaataatattttttgtcgtTAAACTTTTCTATCTATCATAGATGCAAAATGAAAGTAATATCGATTGAGTTTGATGttaaatgaaaacaaagttGTCTGTTAGTTAAAGGTGAAATGCATGCAAATGATCTGTAAATGCAGAGAGCAGTAAAGCCAAGAAGTAATATGCTTGTACTTGATAATTAGTGTATGATTGTAGTTAAGAGTCACAGAATGTGTGACATAAGACAGGCGACAGAGCTTTTCATAGAATTGAATCAAAGTGTTGTTCAAAGCATAATTTAATAATCACATGGTCACTTATATGTAATGTCATAACCAATATTCATAACAGGTTTGGCATATGGTTTTAGTTATACAATTCATGCTTACCATGTATTATCTGATGTTGCATTGCACAGGTCATGTTacatgaagaaaaacaaaaaactgatGAATATGAAAGGAAATATGTAGAAGCTCAAGGATCTTGCGAAGAGTTGCGTAAAAAGTTAGCCGAAACCGAAAAAAGAGTATATCAGCTTCAGGAGTCATTGAACAGGTAGTATTAGTATTATTCCCTCGATGATTCATGTAGTCTTGCAATTTATATTTTCCAATTCTAAGATCCATCAATGATGGTTAAATCATAAAACAATGACACAGAAAAATGTATAGCATAATAGGAGTGGAATGGGACAATAACAATTGTGCGTGGTGTGTGAGCACATGTTTTTTCCCTCTATGTACTTTGACTAagtgatataatctttcaactGAATATAGggcataaacaaatataaaaggaaATGAAGTTGCTGAAAGGATCATAATTAGTCTCTCAAGAGTCATAACCACTATTTAAGCATTAGTAGACATACAATACTATCAAATAGTTTGTGATTAAACATGACTCGTAATAGGACATTATGTCATCGTATTACTATTATCCATTTAGTTGATCCCACCCAGTGAGAAACGGGTTCGGTTGTTGTTGTACACATTATCAACTCACTTGTTACTGACCTATCAAAGCTATAGGATTGGCCTTCAATAGAAATATATGATGTATAAACAATTCCATCATAAGAGTACCTATAAAATGGGAATTTATTAAATGAAGGCAATAATCAATTAgggtttattatttattactccctccggtccttattataaggaacactttgaaaaaatcacacagaccaatgaagcacatttaacatagttattttcatttaatactcttataaattttaatttattccatgtatacccttatttaattactttttattcaactaacttacttatttttaaattctctctcataataaataagggcataagtgaaattgaacatttaaaacatttgaaaattggtcaaagtttcttataaaaaggaccaaattttttgccctaagtgttccttataaaaaggaccggagggagtagtaagaTGGCTCTAGAGTTGACCTTTTAGGAGATTTAGAGTCAGCCTAGCTTTATGAAGAAGTGAGACAATTTTACTTATGAAAGATCTGCTTCCATAACCAAGAGTTTGCTGGAGTTTATATAACTTCTTAGAAAATGGgtgttgggcctaactcaactctacaaaaccggcttgtaaggtgaggattgcctgacccgatagcggaaacctgataacagtggcccaacggatcgtggaggaGGGTCTGGTACTATCATAGAAATTgggagttgggcctaactcatccttacaaaaccggcttgtaaggtgaggattgcctctactttataaacacacatccaggccatctcgcaaccgatgtgggacttcttattCTTAACATAACTAATTGTACATTTTCAATATCTGTTGGAAAGAAAATGTTCATTGTACAATATTGTGCGAGGCAAAGCAAGTCTTATTCAAAGACATGCTTTGTACAGTAAAAAATAGGTAAGATGTACCAGATGATGGAAACTGCATCCTTTTGGGCCCTTGATTGGCATTATGGTTTAGAGTTATATAATATGAGGGGGaaataattattttggttttaaCTGTCGTGATAATCAatggattttttgtttttttacctTGTTGGCCTTTTATGGACACTACCCCGATTTAAATTACGACTTTTAAAACTGAATGCTATTTGATTAATGCTAGATCTGAATTAGTGTGTATCAGGATGATATCTTCCATGTCAAATCAAGTTACCGAGCTGAAGACGATCTTAAGTACTTCATCAAGATTGAGTTCAACTTTTCGACCTATTGCTAGAGTTGACGTTGCTTCCAGTAACTCTGATACTTCATCTACAGACTCTGATTTCACATTTCCAGCATCCGTCACAAATCCAGAAGCATTATCTTCTGCCGAGCCAAAACTTGTAGTTCAGGATATCACTGTAGCTGAGGGATCAGGTTagtccaaatttcttcacaaatgTCAATGTGCTAATTATCTTCCTATTGAACTTGTTTATTACTTGAGGAGAAAGTAATTTTTCAGAAGAGTAAAGCAACCTTATATAAAGATACTGTCACATGTATTATAAATTGAAGTTTTTGAATAAGGATAAAAGTACTCTTTTGAGACCTTGGCAGCATTTAGTGTGGGGTTTACTATGGTATATAATATAGCAGATAAGACAGTGAAAATCTGATTTAATTGGTTGCAAAAGTAGCACCCGTTATATGtatcttttttatataagcaaCCGTTATATGTATCTGTGATGATGTGATTGCCATAAAAGATAAAAGTATGAATGTAGCTtgtattttggatttattttcttatattcttgTTTAAATTGTCTTCTTGTTATTCGCAGAAAGACGAAAATAAGATGGGAAAGGCGATATCATTTTTCCTTATGTTTATGGTTGCATTTTCAGGATCTGAAAGTGAAAAAGAAGGTTCGTTTGATGATTTCTTCTAGTAAAACTTGTATTTCTTCCATCTGGCTTAAATTTTCATGTCCTCTAGTCTATGGGGAAACAAGGAAGAAAGACTGCGAAAGGGATGGAGGTTGCATTGGATAGGCATGACCGCTCCTCTGTTACATACCCTACGTACAAATATGTAGATACACGGTTCATCTCAGGTTTTTGTAGATCAGTCAGGTAGAGATAGCGGTAAGAATCAACCAAGATGAACTCGCTGATCAATGTTTCATCTCGTTATCATCCCTTCTGAGTAAAAATCTTATTAGATtcattacaaaattaaaaatcttaGATATCCCATGACACTTGTAGTGACAATTTTgtatataacatatttttatagtttattatcCATTGTTGTAATGCCCTCTACATGGCGCTTCATCTTGATCGTGATTTCATTTCCATTTACACAATGTTGGTTACTGAATTGATTCTTGTCCATGAATTTATAACAGGTAGACTTTTCCGGCTTTCAAATGCAGTTACATGTTTGTCATTATATTGTAAAAAACATCGAAGCATGATCAGGGACGGATATGTGGTGTGGGCAAGTTCCTCATTGTTGGGAAATGTACTTTACTCGATCAAGATGATAATTGAATTATCATTGTTGGTTCTTTTACTCCTTTAACTTTAtcgtttcatttttttaatataatttttccatttaaaaaaaaagaagctatcAATAAAAAACGATTTTTCCATTTAAAAATGAAGACAAAACGTTGTTTGCTATCGTTGTTGGGAAATGTACTATACCTGCAAGTTTTTTTACTACGGTACCACAGTTTTAAAAAGTACCAAAATAAGTAGCTAGGTTTGCTATCGTGGTGAGGAATGTCAATAGTATGTTTGAGGTCGCAGGTTTGATTCTTAACTTCATtgtaaataatacaaaaaa from Trifolium pratense cultivar HEN17-A07 linkage group LG1, ARS_RC_1.1, whole genome shotgun sequence includes these protein-coding regions:
- the LOC123921280 gene encoding myosin-9-like isoform X3; the protein is MGMPENIIVGSHVWVGDPELVWIDGVVLNINGEEAEIQTSNEKKVVSHLSKLHPKDTDAPTDGVDDMTKLAYLHEPGVLYNLETRYKINEIYTYTGNILIAINPFQNLPHLYDASAMKRYQGEKVGNLSPHVFAIAEAAYRAMINEAKSNSILVSGESGAGKTETTKMLMLYLAYLGGHTASEGRTVEQQVLESNPVLEAFGNAKTVRNDNSSRFGKFVEIQFDKYGRISGAAIRTYLLEKSRVCQISDPERNYHCFYLLCASPPEEKEKYKLGDPRSFHYLNQSNCYELAGVNAAQEYLSTKRAMDIVGISQEEQDAIFRVVAAILHLGNIRFEKSEDTDSSVLADEDSKFHLQTTAELIMCDPNAVEVALRKRVMITPEEIIERSLDPLAATVSRDGLAKTLYSRLFDWLVQKINLSIGQDPDSKCLIGVLDIYGFESFQNNSFEQFCINFTNEKLQQHFNQHVFKMEQEEYTKEEIDWSYLEFVDNQDVLDLIEKKPGGIVALLDEACMFPKSTHETFATKLYQTFKDHKRFIKPKLARSDFTIVHYAGEVQYQSEHFLDKNKDYVVPEHQDMLSNSKCSFVSGLFAPLSEETAKSAKFSSIGSRFKLQLQHLMEALNLTEPHYIRCVKPNTLLKPGIFENMNVMHQLRSGGVLEAVRIKCAGFPTHRTFHEFLTRVGILAPEILHGNFEEKESCKKILEKIGLTGYQIGKTKIFLRAGHMAELDARRAYKLNNSATIIQKQTKCYFSRKTYISLRKSSIFVQSICRGELARIQYYHMRRNAAAIKIQAYTRRRLARNNYLKIRKCALVLKSGFQALAARRARDIWQRRKQTKASTRIQSYWRRHKALFNYQNLKKAALISESVNRSSGEHEQKVVEISVENECPSVEESSNLLPEASPSSFQDNESIETIRVFPNPLRDTENNEVIRDSSSPLRDAESNEAIGDLSSPLKDTENIEALSAEIKKLKVMLHEEKQKTDEYERKYVEAQGSCEELRKKLAETEKRVYQLQESLNSVYQDDIFHVKSSYRAEDDLKYFIKIEFNFSTYC
- the LOC123921280 gene encoding myosin-9-like isoform X1; translated protein: MGMPENIIVGSHVWVGDPELVWIDGVVLNINGEEAEIQTSNEKKVVSHLSKLHPKDTDAPTDGVDDMTKLAYLHEPGVLYNLETRYKINEIYTYTGNILIAINPFQNLPHLYDASAMKRYQGEKVGNLSPHVFAIAEAAYRAMINEAKSNSILVSGESGAGKTETTKMLMLYLAYLGGHTASEGRTVEQQVLESNPVLEAFGNAKTVRNDNSSRFGKFVEIQFDKYGRISGAAIRTYLLEKSRVCQISDPERNYHCFYLLCASPPEEKEKYKLGDPRSFHYLNQSNCYELAGVNAAQEYLSTKRAMDIVGISQEEQDAIFRVVAAILHLGNIRFEKSEDTDSSVLADEDSKFHLQTTAELIMCDPNAVEVALRKRVMITPEEIIERSLDPLAATVSRDGLAKTLYSRLFDWLVQKINLSIGQDPDSKCLIGVLDIYGFESFQNNSFEQFCINFTNEKLQQHFNQHVFKMEQEEYTKEEIDWSYLEFVDNQDVLDLIEKKPGGIVALLDEACMFPKSTHETFATKLYQTFKDHKRFIKPKLARSDFTIVHYAGEVQYQSEHFLDKNKDYVVPEHQDMLSNSKCSFVSGLFAPLSEETAKSAKFSSIGSRFKLQLQHLMEALNLTEPHYIRCVKPNTLLKPGIFENMNVMHQLRSGGVLEAVRIKCAGFPTHRTFHEFLTRVGILAPEILHGNFEEKESCKKILEKIGLTGYQIGKTKIFLRAGHMAELDARRAYKLNNSATIIQKQTKCYFSRKTYISLRKSSIFVQSICRGELARIQYYHMRRNAAAIKIQAYTRRRLARNNYLKIRKCALVLKSGFQALAARRARDIWQRRKQTKASTRIQSYWRRHKALFNYQNLKKAALISESVNRSSGEHEQKVVEISVENECPSVEESSNLLPEASPSSFQDNESIETIRVFPNPLRDTENNEVIRDSSSPLRDAESNEAIGDLSSPLKDTENIEALSAEIKKLKVMLHEEKQKTDEYERKYVEAQGSCEELRKKLAETEKRVYQLQESLNRMISSMSNQVTELKTILSTSSRLSSTFRPIARVDVASSNSDTSSTDSDFTFPASVTNPEALSSAEPKLVVQDITVAEGSGSESEKEGSFDDFF
- the LOC123921280 gene encoding myosin-9-like isoform X2; the encoded protein is MGMPENIIVGSHVWVGDPELVWIDGVVLNINGEEAEIQTSNEKKVVSHLSKLHPKDTDAPTDGVDDMTKLAYLHEPGVLYNLETRYKINEIYTYTGNILIAINPFQNLPHLYDASAMKRYQGEKVGNLSPHVFAIAEAAYRAMINEAKSNSILVSGESGAGKTETTKMLMLYLAYLGGHTASEGRTVEQQVLESNPVLEAFGNAKTVRNDNSSRFGKFVEIQFDKYGRISGAAIRTYLLEKSRVCQISDPERNYHCFYLLCASPPEEKEKYKLGDPRSFHYLNQSNCYELAGVNAAQEYLSTKRAMDIVGISQEEQDAIFRVVAAILHLGNIRFEKSEDTDSSVLADEDSKFHLQTTAELIMCDPNAVEVALRKRVMITPEEIIERSLDPLAATVSRDGLAKTLYSRLFDWLVQKINLSIGQDPDSKCLIGVLDIYGFESFQNNSFEQFCINFTNEKLQQHFNQHVFKMEQEEYTKEEIDWSYLEFVDNQDVLDLIEKKPGGIVALLDEACMFPKSTHETFATKLYQTFKDHKRFIKPKLARSDFTIVHYAGEVQYQSEHFLDKNKDYVVPEHQDMLSNSKCSFVSGLFAPLSEETAKSAKFSSIGSRFKLQLQHLMEALNLTEPHYIRCVKPNTLLKPGIFENMNVMHQLRSGGVLEAVRIKCAGFPTHRTFHEFLTRVGILAPEILHGNFEEKESCKKILEKIGLTGYQIGKTKIFLRAGHMAELDARRAYKLNNSATIIQKQTKCYFSRKTYISLRKSSIFVQSICRGELARIQYYHMRRNAAAIKIQAYTRRRLARNNYLKIRKCALVLKSGFQALAARRARDIWQRRKQTKASTRIQSYWRRHKALFNYQNLKKAALISESVNRSSGEHEQKVVEISVENECPSVEESSNLLPEASPSSFQDNESIETIRVFPNPLRDTENNEVIRDSSSPLRDAESNEAIGDLSSPLKDTENIEALSAEIKKLKVMLHEEKQKTDEYERKYVEAQGSCEELRKKLAETEKRVYQLQESLNRMISSMSNQVTELKTILSTSSRLSSTFRPIARVDVASSNSDTSSTDSDFTFPASVTNPEALSSAEPKLVVQDITVAEGSERRK